The genome window AGGGCTATCCGCTGCGCGTGGTGTCTTCACAGCTCGTCGCGGCGGACAAGGGCGCGAGCGTCACCACCCGCATATCGCGCAGCCTGACCAATTCTCTGCTTGCGCCGCGCCAGCTGCGCATTGCCCTGCTGGCTGCCGATGGCAGTGTGCGGGACGAGAAACGACGCTTCGTCGGCCCTGCGCAGCTCGCGCGCCACAGCGCGCGGGATGTCTACCTGAACACTGTCCTCGACGTCGCGCCACAGGCACAGGATCGCCTGCAGGTCGAGTGGCTTGCGAGCAGCCGCTAGTCGCCGCTAGAGGGTCACCTGCAGGCGCAGACCCAGCACCAGGGCATTGTCGATGCCGCTGTCGGTGCCGGGGTCGATGATGTACTGCAGGTCGGGCTGTACCGTCAGCCACGGCTTGGGCGTGATGAGATAGCTCGCCTCGAGCGTCGTTTCGGCGCGCTCGAGCCCGACGTTCACGCGACGAAAGTGGTCGCCGTTACGGGCATGGGCGACGGCGAGACCGGCGACGTCGCGCGGGCGTTGCGGCAAGGGACCGGTCCAGCTCACGCCGCCGCCGACATAGGTGGCAATCTGGTTGTTGTCGCCGTCGGCGAAGCCCAACTGGGTGAACACGCCGACGCCGCGCCCATCTTCGTCGCGCCACAAATCGGTTTCGCCAATCGCGTAGATACCCGAGTTGTCGTCCTGCGGTCGACCATCGAGGTCGTCGATGTTGGCAGTGTGATGCCAGCCGCCGACACCGACTTTGAAGTACCGCGATTCGCTGCCGAGCAGGCCGGCCTCGGCAATCACGAACACGCCATCGCCGTGGTCGAAGCTGATGTGGGTGCCGTAAGGGTCGTTGGGGTCACCGGCCACGCCATCGTAGATGGCGGCCAGCAGGTAGGTGTTCGGCGTCCAGTTCAGACGCAGCCGCACGCCCGGTGAAGTGGTCGGGAAAATCGACGGACCCACCTGCGCGAGTTCGGGGCCGACGCCGAGCGAACTGTTCAGGAATATGCCGCTGTGCTCAGTCACGTAGAAGTCGGCGTTGGCGTCGTGCAGTCCAACCGCGATGCCGAGCCTGTCGTCCAGAAAGCGATGCTCGTAGTAGGCCTCGAACAACTTGAAGGTGTCGGGCGCTTCGAGGTTGCTCGCGACCTGCATGTCACCCGCGCGCCGACTCGGATCACCACCGGTATTGCCGAGCAGGTAGAACTGCAGACTGCCGTTGTTCCACCACCCGGCCTTGCCCGTATCGAGCGTGAACACCAGGTCGAAATTGGCCGGTGTCTCGACGCCGCGCGAGCGGCCGCCGTCGACTATCGCCATGAGATCGGTGCTGGCAACGAATTCCATGTCGAGGCCGCGATCGGCCAGCGCCTGGCGCTGTCCGCCCCAGTCTCCCAACAGCCAGGCGCTGTCCTCGGCTCCCGCCGGGACGGCCCACAGGCTTGACGCGATCAGTGTGACGATGCCTTTCATGAGGTTCAGAACTCGTTCCAGGTGTCGTCACCATTGACGACTTTGGCCGCGCGCGGCGTGTTGACCGCGGTGTCGTTGCCACTCCACGGGCGGCTGGCCTTGCGACGTTCGGCGGCCGGCTCGACGCCGGACGCCGGCGGCGCCATGAACTCGCGCCTGCTGCCCTTGAAGAACGACATGAGCTCGGTCAGGGCGCGGGTTTCGTCGTCCATCGATTCACTGGCGGCGGTCGCTTCCTCGACCAGGGCTGCGTTCTGCTGCGTGACTTCGTCGAGCTGCGAGAGCGCGGTGTTGACCTGTTCGATGCCGCTGAGCTGTTCTTCCGAGGCCGCCGTGATCTCGGCGATGATGTCGCTCACGCTCTTCACCGCGCCGACGATGTCGCGCAGCGTGCTGCCGGAGTCGTTCACGAGCTGCGTGCCATGATTGACCTTGTCGACGCTGTCGCCGATGAGATCCTTGATTTCGCGCGCCGCCGCCGCGCTGTTCTGCGCGAGATTGCGTACTTCGCTTGCCACCACCGCGAAGCCGCGACCCTGTTCGCCGGCGCGCGCCGCTTCGACGGCGGCGTTCAAGGCCAGCAGGTTGGTCTGGAAGGCGATGCCGTTGATGACCGAGATGATGTCGGCAATCTTGCTGCTGGCGGCGTTGATGGCGGTCATGGCGTTGATCGCGTCGGCCACCACCTGGCCGCCCTTTTCCGCTTCGGCGCGGGCCGAGGAGGCGAGCTGGTTGGCCTGGCGCGCGTTGCCGGTATTGTCCTGTACGCGCTGGGTGAGTGACTGGATGGCCGCCGAGGTTTCTTCAATGGATGCCGCCTGTTCCTGGGTGCGGCGGTTGAGATCCTGGTTGCCCTTGGCGATTTCGGTCGCCGAGGTGCCGATGCTGTTGGCCGACTGGCCAATGCGCGTGACCATGTTCGCGAGGTTCTCGACCGAGGCGTCCATGGCATCGCGCAGCACCGCGAATTCGCCGCGGTAGTCGCCAGCCATGCGACCGCTGAGGTCGCCGGCCGCGAGACCGGTCATGACCGAGCGCGCCGAGCTGACCGGCCCGGCCATCGCATCGAGCATGGCGTTCATGCCTGCGACTATGCGACGGAAATCGCCCCAGTGGCGATCGAGTTCAGCGCGCTGGTCGAGCTGGCCGGCGCCGGCCGCCTCGACCAGCGCCGTGGCGTCTTCGATCATGGCGCGCAGTACGTCACAGCAGGTGTTGAGGTTGCTCTTGATGTCGTTGAACGCACCATGGAATTCGGTGGTGATCGGCGCCGGAATCTTGCCGTCGGCAATCGCCTTCAACTGCTCGGCAGCGATATTCAACGGCGCGGTGATGGCATCCAGCATATGGTTGACCGATTCGGCCAGCGCGCGCGTGAAGCCATGGAAACTGTCGGACTTCAGGCGACTGTCGAGACGGCCTGCGATGGCGTCGTCGAGCACTGACTGGATCTGACGCTCGGCTTCGCGCTGCTCGGTCAGGTCCACCCATTCGCATACCACGCCCAGGCGCTCGCCATGCTCGCCACGCACCGGCGTGGCAGTGACGCTGAAGGTCTTGCCGCCCAACAGCAGCTCATCGGTACGCGGCGCGCTGAGGCGCTCGAGCGCGGCGGGAATGCGGCGCTCGGTGTAGAACTGATCGATATTGCGGCCGACCATGGCGGCCGGGTTGAAATTCACGAGGTCGCGTTTGAGGTCGCCGGCGTAGCGCTGGAACATCGCCTGCGCGGTGTCGTTGACGTACACCACTTCCATGGCGTCGTTGCACAGCACGACGTTGGCGGCGGCGGCGTTCAATGCCTGCTGCACGCGCAGCGCGGCATCGGCACGTTCCTGTTCCACCCTGCGCCGCGCTTCCAGGTCGTCGAGCACGCCGTTGAACTCGGTCTGCACTGCTTCGAATTCGTGATGGAAACCGTCGAGACGCGTGGCGCTGCCTTGTTCGCTGCGCAGCGCGTGGATGGCCCGGTACAGGCGGTCGAGCGGTGAGGTGATGCCTCGGATCAGGAAGAACGACACCACGATGGCCGCCACCGCCGACAGCAGGAACATCGCCATGATCCATTTCGCGCCGCTTTGGGCGGCAGCGTCGGCCTCGACTTCAGCCTTCCGGGCGTCGGCTTCAATGAGGTCCGAGAGGCTGGACATGCGGCCTTCGAGTTC of Pseudomonadota bacterium contains these proteins:
- a CDS encoding carbohydrate porin — its product is MKGIVTLIASSLWAVPAGAEDSAWLLGDWGGQRQALADRGLDMEFVASTDLMAIVDGGRSRGVETPANFDLVFTLDTGKAGWWNNGSLQFYLLGNTGGDPSRRAGDMQVASNLEAPDTFKLFEAYYEHRFLDDRLGIAVGLHDANADFYVTEHSGIFLNSSLGVGPELAQVGPSIFPTTSPGVRLRLNWTPNTYLLAAIYDGVAGDPNDPYGTHISFDHGDGVFVIAEAGLLGSESRYFKVGVGGWHHTANIDDLDGRPQDDNSGIYAIGETDLWRDEDGRGVGVFTQLGFADGDNNQIATYVGGGVSWTGPLPQRPRDVAGLAVAHARNGDHFRRVNVGLERAETTLEASYLITPKPWLTVQPDLQYIIDPGTDSGIDNALVLGLRLQVTL
- a CDS encoding PAS domain-containing protein, which encodes MQFGVKEKLRAFAAFGIVATLVVGLVGYHSEKQLGDALTGVNIKMGALRGHMESDMMHDALRADVLSALRAAQSRDEAGHKQVVADVEEHITSFRENIDHNATLPLSPEIKTAIEDVRPALDAYATAAREITTRAFQDASVAEAGMPRFLASFKELEGRMSSLSDLIEADARKAEVEADAAAQSGAKWIMAMFLLSAVAAIVVSFFLIRGITSPLDRLYRAIHALRSEQGSATRLDGFHHEFEAVQTEFNGVLDDLEARRRVEQERADAALRVQQALNAAAANVVLCNDAMEVVYVNDTAQAMFQRYAGDLKRDLVNFNPAAMVGRNIDQFYTERRIPAALERLSAPRTDELLLGGKTFSVTATPVRGEHGERLGVVCEWVDLTEQREAERQIQSVLDDAIAGRLDSRLKSDSFHGFTRALAESVNHMLDAITAPLNIAAEQLKAIADGKIPAPITTEFHGAFNDIKSNLNTCCDVLRAMIEDATALVEAAGAGQLDQRAELDRHWGDFRRIVAGMNAMLDAMAGPVSSARSVMTGLAAGDLSGRMAGDYRGEFAVLRDAMDASVENLANMVTRIGQSANSIGTSATEIAKGNQDLNRRTQEQAASIEETSAAIQSLTQRVQDNTGNARQANQLASSARAEAEKGGQVVADAINAMTAINAASSKIADIISVINGIAFQTNLLALNAAVEAARAGEQGRGFAVVASEVRNLAQNSAAAAREIKDLIGDSVDKVNHGTQLVNDSGSTLRDIVGAVKSVSDIIAEITAASEEQLSGIEQVNTALSQLDEVTQQNAALVEEATAASESMDDETRALTELMSFFKGSRREFMAPPASGVEPAAERRKASRPWSGNDTAVNTPRAAKVVNGDDTWNEF